Proteins encoded in a region of the Armatimonadota bacterium genome:
- a CDS encoding RsmE family RNA methyltransferase has protein sequence MRRFVAPADAVVGGRVTLAGREAHHLAVVLRLGPGDRVLVVDGSGREHIVRLTDVRPDEVLGEVLETRPGLTAPLDLVLVQGVPKGRKMDDIVRMGTELGVSAFIPALTLRSVAQGRDRAARWRRIAAEATKQCRRADLPEVADPVPLATALERVAGADLLLLLWEGESMRTLADVLRDAAPRRVALLVGPEGGFDQAEVRQAVRCGAVPVTLGPLTLRTETAGMVAAAMVLYELTLRRI, from the coding sequence ATGAGGCGATTCGTCGCCCCGGCGGACGCGGTCGTCGGCGGGCGGGTGACGCTGGCGGGGCGCGAGGCGCATCACCTGGCCGTGGTGCTCCGTCTGGGCCCCGGAGACCGCGTCCTGGTCGTGGACGGCTCGGGCCGGGAGCACATCGTCCGGCTGACCGACGTTCGGCCGGACGAAGTCCTGGGCGAGGTACTGGAGACGCGCCCGGGGCTCACCGCCCCGCTGGATCTGGTGCTGGTGCAGGGAGTGCCCAAGGGGAGGAAGATGGACGATATCGTGCGGATGGGGACCGAACTCGGCGTCAGCGCCTTCATCCCGGCGCTGACCCTGCGGTCGGTGGCCCAGGGACGGGACCGCGCCGCGCGCTGGCGCCGGATCGCCGCCGAAGCGACGAAGCAGTGCCGTCGCGCCGACCTCCCCGAGGTGGCCGATCCGGTCCCCCTGGCGACGGCCCTGGAGCGTGTGGCCGGAGCGGATCTCCTCCTGCTGCTGTGGGAAGGCGAGTCCATGCGGACACTGGCTGACGTTCTCCGCGACGCCGCACCCCGTCGGGTGGCCCTGCTCGTAGGGCCGGAAGGCGGATTCGACCAGGCCGAGGTGCGCCAGGCCGTCAGGTGCGGCGCCGTCCCGGTTACCCTCGGCCCGCTGACCCTGCGCACCGAGACCGCGGGGATGGTGGCCGCGGCGATGGTACT